The proteins below are encoded in one region of Hordeum vulgare subsp. vulgare chromosome 3H, MorexV3_pseudomolecules_assembly, whole genome shotgun sequence:
- the LOC123442764 gene encoding 40S ribosomal protein S5, protein MAVAEPVPGGDVKLFNRWTFEDVQVTDISLNDYLAVTSTKHYTFLPHSAGRYSAKRFRKAQCPIIERLTNSLMMHGRNNGKKIMAVRIIKHTMEIIHLLTDANPIQIIVDAIINSGPREDATRIGSAGVVRRQAVDISPLRRVNQAIYLLTTGARESAFRNVKTIAECLADELINAAKGSSNSYAIKKKDEIERVAKANR, encoded by the exons ATGGCCGTCGCGGAGCCGGTGCCCGGGGGCGACGTGAAGCTCTTCAACCGCTGGACCTTCGAGGATGTTCAG GTGACCGACATCTCGCTGAACGACTACCTCGCGGTGACGTCGACGAAGCACTACACCTTCCTGCCGCACTCCGCCGGGCGCTACTCGGCCAAGCGCTTCCGCAAGGCGCAGTGCCCCATCATCGAGCGCCTCACCAACTCCCTCATGATGCACGGACGCAACAACGGCAAGAAGATCATGGCCGtccgcatcatcaagcacaccatGGAGATCATCCACCTCCTCACCGACGCCAACCCCATCCAGATCATCGTCGACGCCATCATCAACAG TGGGCCACGTGAGGATGCTACCCGTATTGGGTCAGCTGGTGTTGTGAGGAGACAGGCTGTGGATATCTCCCCCCTCAGGAGGGTGAACCAGGCCATCTACCTTCTGACCACTGGTGCCAGGGAGAGCGCTTTCCGTAATGTCAAGACCATTGCTGAGTGCCTTGCTGATGAGCTGATCAATGCTGCCAAGGGCTCATCCAACAG TTATGccatcaagaagaaggacgagatcgaGCGTGTTGCCAAGGCTAACCGTTAA